One genomic region from Phragmites australis chromosome 1, lpPhrAust1.1, whole genome shotgun sequence encodes:
- the LOC133917360 gene encoding putative receptor protein kinase ZmPK1, with protein sequence MADSKHRFLYPIFLSFLSVLLCSRASPWQTISTDSSMQADHGEIFLVSPDTTFSCGFYSSGEGTNACYFSIWFTHAADKTVVWTANPGSPVNSHGSKISLNREGNLLLTDVNGSTVWESRTSWGKHTTVALLNSGNLVVRASTDKVVWQSFDSPTDTLLPSQRLTRESRLVSQSGYHLLYFDNDNVLRLLYNGPDITSIYWPSPDYNALQNGRTRFNSSKIAVLDDKGNFLSSDGFRMTASDSGFGIKRRITIDYDGNFRMYSLNASNGNWTVTGEAVQQMCYVHGLCGINGICEYSQSQGLRCTCPPGYEMTDPKNWNKGCRPTFSVSCGQPRGDFTFIKISHGDFYGFDLSSNKSISLKECMQICLDSCLCLSYTYKAGDGLCYTKDRQYNGQVYPYFPGDNYIKLPKKVASTSSASKHSGLTCSPKNDKIMIVSEDAYMKNSDNINWIYFYVFAAILGAIELLFILTGWYFLFKMYDIPKSMEEGYRMITSQFRRFTYRELVEATGKFKEELGKGGSGTVYRGILGDKRVVAVKKLTHVRQGEEEFWAEVTLIGRINHINLVRMWGFCSEGKHRLLVYEYVENKSLDKYLFYDRGTERLLSWSQRFKIALGTARGLAYLHHECLEWVVHCDVKPENILLTRDFEGKIADFGLSKLSKRSSSSFSFTHMRGTMGYMAPEWAMNLPINAKVDVYSYGVVLLEIVTGSRVSSGITIDEEEMDFMQFVQEVKQRLVREDDLDIVDARLKGRFNHEQATMMVKIAVSCLEERSKRPTMDQIAKDLMVYDDEDNHPAYF encoded by the coding sequence ATGGCAGACAGTAAGCACAGGTTCCTCTATCCAATCTTTCTTTCCTTCCTCTCGGTTTTGTTGTGCTCTCGTGCATCCCCATGGCAGACCATTAGCACAGATTCATCCATGCAAGCAGATCACGGGGAGATCTTCCTCGTCTCTCCAGACACGACCTTCTCCTGCGGCTTCTACTCATCTGGAGAAGGCACAAACGCCTGTTACTTCTCCATCTGGTTCACCCATGCCGCTGACAAGACTGTTGTCTGGACAGCAAACCCTGGCTCTCCGGTAAATAGCCATGGCTCCAAGATCTCCTTGAACCGCGAAGGTAACTTGCTCCTTACAGATGTCAATGGCTCCACAGTGTGGGAGAGCAGGACAAGTTGGGGAAAGCACACCACAGTAGCTCTCCTCAACAGCGGCAACCTTGTGGTCAGGGCCTCCACTGATAAGGTAGTATGGCAGAGCTTCGATTCACCGACTGACACCTTGCTTCCTTCACAGCGTCTGACAAGAGAATCGAGGTTGGTCTCTCAATCTGGCTATCATCTCCTCTATTTCGACAATGACAACGTCTTACGGCTCCTGTATAATGGACCAGACATCACAAGCATATACTGGCCAAGTCCAGATTACAATGCGCTGCAAAATGGCCGGACTAGATTCAACAGCAGCAAGATAGCAGTTCTGGATGACAAGGGCAATTTCCTGTCAAGCGATGGATTCAGAATGACAGCTTCAGATTCAGGATTCGGGATCAAGAGAAGGATCACCATCGATTATGATGGCAACTTCAGAATGTACAGCTTGAATGCATCAAATGGTAACTGGACTGTCACAGGGGAGGCTGTACAGCAGATGTGCTATGTGCATGGGTTATGTGGAATAAATGGAATTTGTGAGTACTCACAGTCACAGGGTCTCAGATGCACTTGTCCTCCAGGATACGAGATGACTGATCCGAAGAACTGGAATAAAGGATGCAGGCCAACATTCAGCGTCAGCTGTGGGCAACCACGAGGGGAttttacattcatcaagattTCCCATGGTGACTTTTATGGCTTTGACCTGAGTTCAAACAAGTCAATCTCACTCAAAGAATGCATGCAGATATGCTTGGACAGCTGCTTGTGCTTATCTTACACATACAAAGCTGGAGATGGTCTATGTTACACTAAAGATCGGCAGTACAATGGCCAGGTTTATCCATATTTTCCCGGAGACAACTATATCAAACTTCCTAAGAAGGTCGCTTCAACATCTTCGGCCTCCAAACATTCTGGTCTTACCTGCAGCCCAAAGAATGACAAGATTATGATAGTATCCGAAGATGCATACATGAAAAATTCTGACAACATAAACTGGATATACTTCTATGTCTTTGCTGCTATATTAGGGGCGATTGAGCTGCTTTTCATCCTAACAGGGTGGTACTTTCTTTTCAAAATGTATGACATACCCAAGTCGATGGAGGAAGGTTACAGAATGATAACAAGCCAGTTCAGGAGATTTACATACCGTGAGTTGGTGGAAGCAACAGGTAAATTTAAAGAAGAACTAGGAAAAGGTGGCAGTGGTACAGTTTACAGAGGAATACTTGGAGACAAGAGGGTGGTGGCAGTAAAGAAGCTTACACATGTTAGACAAGGTGAAGAGGAATTTTGGGCAGAAGTGACTTTAATTGGGAGGATCAATCATATAAATCTGGTCAGAATGTGGGGATTTTGCTCAGAAGGCAAACATAGGTTATTAGTGTATGAGTATGTGGAAAACAAGTCATTGGACAAGTACCTTTTTTATGACAGGGGCACTGAAAGATTGCTATCATGGAGCCAACGATTCAAGATTGCCTTGGGAACAGCAAGAGGCCTTGCTTACCTCCATCATGAATGTCTGGAATGGGTTGTCCATTGTGATGTAAAACCAGAAAACATACTGCTGACCCGAGATTTCGAAGGCAAGATAGCAGACTTTGGACTGTCCAAGCTTTCAAAGAGAAGCAGTTCTAGCTTCAGTTTCACTCATATGAGAGGCACAATGGGCTACATGGCACCAGAATGGGCAATGAATTTGCCTATCAATGCAAAGGTCGATGTTTACAGCTACGGAGTTGTGCTTCTGGAGATTGTGACTGGGAGCAGGGTTTCTAGTGGGATAACAATAGATGAAGAAGAGATGGACTTCATGCAGTTTGTTCAGGAAGTTAAACAGAGGCTCGTTAGGGAGGATGACCTGGATATAGTGGATGCTAGACTCAAAGGGCGTTTCAATCATGAGCAAGCAACGATGATGGTGAAAATAGCTGTTTCATGTCTTGAAGAAAGAAGCAAAAGGCCAACAATGGATCAAATTGCAAAAGACCTCATGGTGTACGATGATGAAGATAATCACCCAGCATACTTTTGA